One Bacteroidota bacterium genomic window carries:
- a CDS encoding CopG family transcriptional regulator, which produces MEKRFGAAVILVENKEHIDAMNHLLSVYSDLIIARQGLRDKGVSIITVILEGTSDQINSLTGKLGRLEGVQVKSVLTTYK; this is translated from the coding sequence ATGGAAAAGAGATTTGGAGCTGCCGTAATCCTTGTCGAAAACAAAGAACACATCGATGCAATGAACCATTTGCTATCGGTGTATTCCGATTTAATCATTGCACGCCAGGGTCTGCGCGACAAGGGGGTTAGTATCATCACGGTGATACTCGAAGGTACAAGCGACCAGATCAATTCTCTTACCGGTAAATTAGGTCGATTGGAAGGAGTACAGGTAAAGTCGGTTTTAACGACATACAAGTAA
- the hydE gene encoding [FeFe] hydrogenase H-cluster radical SAM maturase HydE, whose amino-acid sequence MDLNTLLNQSVFSRDELVFLLGLKDQEKTKLFERAAAVKEQEVGNVVYFRGLIEFSNICSKNCFYCGIRNDNENINRFNLSDESIVEAADFAWKNKFASLVLQSGELSSPAFTKRITNLLEKIHAATQGELRITLSLGEQTRETYAEWYQAGAHRYLLRIESSNPELYKKIHPQDKDHRFEPRLKALEDLRLTGYQVGTGVMIGLPFQTLDDLAGDLLFMQKFGIDMVGMGPYLEHSDTPLYQYRHQLWSQEDRFQMALKMIALLRLMMPRINIAAATALQAIDKLGREKALKVGANIIMPNITPGGHRDDYLLYQNKPCTDDSADDCKNCLEVRVALAGNTIGYDSWGDSLHYSNRNR is encoded by the coding sequence ATGGATTTAAATACATTACTAAATCAATCAGTTTTTAGCCGCGACGAGCTGGTGTTTTTACTTGGACTGAAAGATCAGGAGAAAACAAAGCTTTTCGAAAGGGCAGCTGCAGTAAAGGAGCAAGAGGTAGGCAATGTCGTTTACTTCAGGGGCTTGATAGAGTTTTCGAATATATGCTCCAAAAATTGTTTCTATTGTGGCATCCGAAACGACAATGAGAATATCAATCGTTTCAACCTTTCGGATGAGAGCATAGTAGAAGCTGCAGATTTTGCCTGGAAAAATAAGTTTGCCAGCCTGGTATTGCAGTCGGGCGAGTTGAGTTCGCCTGCTTTCACAAAGCGAATTACAAATCTGCTCGAAAAAATACATGCTGCTACTCAGGGCGAATTACGGATTACGCTATCGCTTGGCGAGCAAACTCGCGAAACCTATGCAGAGTGGTACCAGGCAGGTGCTCACCGATACTTGTTGCGCATCGAATCGTCGAATCCTGAATTGTATAAAAAAATTCATCCCCAAGACAAAGATCACCGTTTTGAGCCCAGACTGAAAGCACTTGAAGATTTGCGCCTTACAGGTTATCAGGTAGGAACCGGGGTAATGATAGGGCTCCCTTTTCAAACCCTTGACGATTTGGCCGGAGACTTACTTTTTATGCAGAAATTTGGAATCGATATGGTGGGCATGGGCCCTTACCTCGAACATTCTGATACCCCACTTTATCAATACCGCCATCAGCTCTGGAGCCAGGAGGATCGATTTCAGATGGCCTTAAAAATGATAGCCCTGTTACGGCTCATGATGCCTCGTATCAACATTGCTGCTGCAACGGCTTTGCAAGCCATTGATAAACTTGGGCGCGAAAAGGCATTGAAAGTAGGCGCAAACATAATTATGCCAAACATAACTCCGGGAGGCCATCGCGACGATTACCTTTTATACCAGAATAAACCCTGCACCGACGATTCGGCCGACGATTGCAAAAACTGCCTCGAAGTAAGAGTAGCTCTTGCAGGTAATACCATAGGCTACGACAGCTGGGGCGATTCCCTTCATTATTCGAACAGAAATCGTTAG
- a CDS encoding response regulator, translated as MLLPNWEDKTILIVEDDDISMEFLTELLASSKAKIITARDGRQAVNMCSEIENIDVVLMDVRLPMLSGIEAMNEIRIKKPALPIIAQTAFAMSDDREKYLQFGFDDYISKPILIDKLIEKINQLFLSK; from the coding sequence ATGCTTTTACCAAACTGGGAAGACAAGACTATACTTATTGTAGAAGATGATGACATTAGTATGGAATTTCTTACCGAATTGCTTGCTTCTTCGAAAGCAAAGATTATTACCGCCCGCGATGGCCGGCAAGCAGTAAACATGTGTTCTGAAATAGAAAACATCGATGTGGTTCTGATGGATGTAAGATTGCCCATGCTGAGCGGAATAGAGGCAATGAACGAAATAAGAATTAAAAAACCTGCATTGCCAATTATTGCGCAAACTGCTTTTGCTATGTCCGATGATAGAGAAAAATATTTGCAATTTGGGTTCGACGATTACATCTCAAAGCCAATTTTAATTGACAAGCTGATAGAAAAAATTAACCAACTGTTTTTAAGTAAATAG
- the hydG gene encoding [FeFe] hydrogenase H-cluster radical SAM maturase HydG — protein MIFKPEKYRIPDVPMQPFIDADEIWSFIHGANTDREYIRSVIAKSLDKERLTLAETASLIAATDPELIEEIKEGARQLKERVYGNRIVLFAPLYVGSLCTNDCQYCGFRTSNKAAERTTLSTEKLVSEVEALEDTGQKRLILVFGEHPKYDAQFIADAAQTVYKVKKGNGEIRRVNINAAPLEIEGFKTVAEAGIGTYQVFQETYHPEEYKKYHLSGRKADYNYRLTSLDRAQEAGLDDVGIGALFGLYDWRFEVLSLVRHTNHLEACYNVGPHTISFPRLQEASDIKFEKKYLVSDEEFTRLIAILRLAVPYTGLILTARENAAVRKEVMRFGVSQIDGGTRIELGAYAKKENEQDLNKEQFKINDDRALSEVIEELLSQDYLPSFCTACYRLGRTGEHFMEFSVPGFIKRFCSPNAILTLAEYLEDYAPLNVFDKGWQMIEKNLETLEGQANVKEIRNRLDRIRQGERDLYF, from the coding sequence ATGATTTTTAAGCCCGAAAAGTACCGCATTCCCGATGTACCGATGCAGCCGTTTATTGATGCAGATGAAATCTGGAGTTTTATTCACGGTGCAAATACCGACAGAGAATACATCCGTTCGGTAATTGCCAAATCGCTTGATAAAGAAAGACTCACTTTGGCTGAAACTGCTTCGCTAATTGCTGCCACCGATCCGGAACTGATTGAAGAAATTAAGGAGGGAGCCCGCCAGTTGAAGGAGCGTGTGTATGGCAACCGCATTGTGCTTTTTGCCCCTTTGTATGTGGGCAGCCTTTGCACAAACGATTGCCAGTATTGCGGCTTCAGGACCTCCAACAAGGCTGCCGAGCGCACTACTTTGTCGACAGAAAAACTGGTGAGTGAGGTGGAAGCCCTTGAAGACACAGGACAGAAAAGGTTGATATTGGTGTTTGGCGAACATCCGAAATACGATGCCCAATTTATTGCCGATGCCGCACAAACAGTGTATAAAGTAAAAAAGGGCAATGGCGAAATACGTCGCGTAAACATCAATGCTGCTCCTCTTGAAATTGAAGGTTTTAAAACAGTGGCAGAAGCCGGTATTGGTACCTACCAGGTTTTCCAGGAGACCTATCACCCCGAAGAATACAAGAAATACCACCTAAGCGGACGCAAAGCCGATTACAATTACCGGCTTACCTCGCTCGACCGTGCACAGGAGGCCGGTTTGGATGATGTGGGCATTGGAGCCCTTTTCGGCCTATACGACTGGCGCTTTGAGGTACTCTCTCTGGTAAGGCATACCAACCACCTCGAAGCTTGTTATAATGTAGGCCCGCATACCATCTCTTTTCCCAGGTTGCAAGAGGCTTCCGACATCAAATTTGAAAAAAAATACCTTGTAAGCGACGAAGAATTTACTCGTCTGATTGCCATTCTTCGATTGGCAGTACCTTACACCGGACTGATACTTACAGCCCGCGAAAATGCTGCTGTGCGTAAGGAAGTAATGCGTTTTGGTGTTTCGCAAATCGATGGAGGTACCCGAATTGAGCTGGGAGCTTATGCCAAAAAGGAAAACGAACAAGATTTGAACAAGGAACAGTTTAAGATTAACGACGACAGGGCACTGAGCGAAGTGATTGAAGAACTGTTAAGCCAGGATTACCTACCCTCATTTTGCACTGCCTGTTATCGCCTTGGTCGAACCGGCGAACACTTTATGGAGTTCTCGGTGCCTGGGTTCATAAAACGCTTTTGTTCGCCCAATGCCATATTAACTCTGGCCGAGTACCTCGAGGATTATGCACCGCTGAATGTCTTTGACAAAGGATGGCAAATGATAGAAAAAAACCTTGAAACACTAGAGGGTCAGGCTAATGTCAAAGAAATTCGTAACAGGCTAGACCGGATCAGGCAAGGCGAACGTGATTTATATTTTTAG
- a CDS encoding T9SS type A sorting domain-containing protein, translating to MKTKALHLINKHLWNVSIYTFFVLFALSLTSVQAQPGYVAGDFHQHTTFTDGSWTMPHVFEKCEYYGLDWWANSEHGGGFNRDGRNSGADLDTTVYWDQDTTISILGTVSMSGGHQNMWRWQSLSQFSFPLCNGLRAQHPNNLIIQGYEMNVPGHEHGSVAIIGEQFNKNNKNVDALAQFEYMFDNSDRDVTGGLAMGWTKSTASNHEKTLEAAKWLQDNHTYTSWLIPAHPERQRKYTISHFRDMNNIAPDVCFGFESMPGHQKSAGRGGYSTSAFGGTYGGCGYFAARVGGLWDAMLSEGRNYWLFASSDFHDIDDDFYQGEYQKTYTYVTKKNSYPHLLNGLRSGNSWITNGDLIDYLGFTVYEGQKKAEMGQNLALKAESISIVIIVHDPSEPNHNTYSSYNTPTLHHIDLIAGKVKGKIDPASPEYAIDTVATTSVIARFDAVGGVTDANGLTSMQWKNKGNGWYEVTYNIYPVEKDMYYRVRGTNLELGVANETDPNGNPLADALMGANDGAKAFADLWFYSNPIFVTASKKANLKSTEEENFIHPLSGEVSLYPNPASDQVSISNESGENILVTVFDITGKMVKSFASADLVIEMDVTDLEKGNYAVVLKSASTTKTIQLQKK from the coding sequence ATGAAAACAAAAGCTTTACACTTAATTAACAAACACTTATGGAATGTATCTATTTATACATTCTTTGTATTGTTTGCATTATCACTCACATCGGTTCAGGCACAACCCGGATACGTAGCCGGCGATTTCCACCAACACACCACATTTACCGATGGTTCGTGGACAATGCCCCATGTATTTGAAAAATGCGAATACTATGGACTCGACTGGTGGGCCAACAGTGAGCATGGTGGCGGATTTAACCGCGATGGACGTAACTCGGGAGCAGACCTGGATACTACTGTTTATTGGGATCAGGATACTACAATATCCATTCTGGGAACGGTATCGATGAGTGGTGGCCATCAAAACATGTGGCGCTGGCAATCTCTAAGCCAGTTTTCTTTTCCACTTTGCAACGGATTACGGGCGCAGCATCCAAACAATCTTATTATTCAGGGATATGAAATGAATGTTCCAGGTCATGAGCATGGCAGCGTGGCCATTATTGGCGAACAATTTAACAAGAACAATAAAAATGTTGATGCGTTGGCACAATTTGAATACATGTTCGACAATTCTGACCGGGATGTAACAGGAGGATTGGCCATGGGATGGACAAAATCTACCGCCAGCAACCACGAAAAAACCCTTGAGGCTGCAAAATGGCTGCAGGATAACCACACCTATACTTCGTGGTTAATTCCCGCTCACCCCGAGAGACAAAGAAAATATACCATTTCTCATTTCAGGGATATGAATAACATTGCCCCCGATGTGTGTTTTGGCTTCGAAAGCATGCCCGGACATCAGAAATCTGCAGGTCGCGGAGGATATAGCACAAGCGCTTTTGGTGGCACCTATGGAGGATGCGGCTATTTTGCAGCACGTGTAGGTGGCCTCTGGGATGCCATGTTAAGCGAAGGACGCAACTATTGGTTGTTCGCCAGCTCAGACTTCCATGATATCGACGATGACTTTTATCAGGGAGAATACCAAAAAACATATACTTATGTAACCAAAAAGAACAGTTACCCTCATCTGCTCAATGGTTTACGTTCAGGCAATAGCTGGATTACCAATGGCGACCTGATTGATTACCTTGGTTTTACTGTTTACGAGGGTCAAAAAAAGGCTGAAATGGGCCAGAATCTGGCTTTAAAAGCCGAAAGTATTTCAATTGTAATCATTGTTCACGACCCCAGTGAACCTAACCACAACACTTACAGTAGTTATAATACACCTACCCTTCACCATATCGATCTGATTGCAGGAAAAGTAAAAGGAAAAATAGATCCTGCCAGTCCGGAATATGCAATAGACACAGTAGCCACAACCAGCGTAATTGCACGCTTTGATGCTGTGGGTGGTGTAACTGATGCCAATGGATTAACCAGTATGCAATGGAAAAATAAGGGCAATGGCTGGTACGAAGTTACTTATAATATTTATCCTGTTGAAAAAGATATGTACTATAGAGTACGTGGCACCAACCTTGAGTTAGGTGTGGCCAACGAAACCGACCCCAACGGAAACCCTCTTGCCGATGCACTTATGGGAGCTAACGATGGCGCCAAGGCTTTTGCTGATTTGTGGTTTTATTCAAACCCAATTTTTGTCACTGCATCGAAAAAAGCAAATTTGAAATCGACCGAAGAAGAAAACTTCATTCATCCCTTGTCGGGTGAAGTAAGTTTATATCCAAATCCTGCCAGCGATCAGGTGAGTATTAGCAACGAATCAGGCGAAAACATTTTAGTAACAGTGTTTGATATCACTGGCAAAATGGTTAAGTCATTTGCATCTGCTGACCTGGTAATTGAAATGGACGTAACGGATCTTGAAAAAGGCAATTATGCAGTTGTTTTGAAGTCGGCCAGTACAACAAAAACCATTCAGCTGCAGAAAAAATAA
- a CDS encoding NAD(P)H-dependent oxidoreductase subunit E, whose amino-acid sequence MKNFAQKTLEKYNHDKTRMMDILIDIQSEFGYISAESVSLIAHGLQMSEVDVEQTISFYHFFSMKPTGKYSIYLNNSAVAQMMGREEVAETFEKEAGIHFGEVTPDGLIGLYETACIGMNDQEPAALINNQVFTKLTPFRVKELIRDIKENKNVGDMYSASFGDGANRNELVKTVVSNNIRKIGPILDPEYKVGEAIKKIVHMTPEEVIREIKDSNIRGRGGAGFPTGLKWEFCRNAKGESKYIFCNADEGEPGTFKDRVILTELPRLLFEGMVIAGYAVGAEEGILYIRYEYKYLQNYLEEILQNARDKKYLGKNILGKEGFNFEIRIQFGAGAYVCGEESALIESAEGKRGEPRDRPPFPVEKGYLDQPTVVNNVETLCAAVKVILNGGAWYRSFGTAQSTGTKLLSVSGDCRHPGVYEVQWGFSVNDILDMVGAPFKGIQAVQVGGPSGALINPEGFSRILGYEDLATGGSLIIFDNTRDLLIDVVLNFTEFFIDESCGSCSTCRILPTILKHKLEKILDARGVMQDLKDMEEWGQTLKASRCGLGQTAANPILTSLKNFRHLFEEKIQKSKDFDSGFDLSKAVKEACEVTNRVSNI is encoded by the coding sequence ATGAAAAACTTTGCCCAAAAAACCCTTGAAAAGTATAACCACGATAAAACCCGTATGATGGATATCCTGATCGATATCCAGTCGGAGTTTGGTTATATATCGGCCGAGAGTGTATCCCTGATCGCTCATGGGCTCCAGATGTCGGAGGTCGATGTGGAGCAAACCATTTCGTTTTATCACTTCTTCTCGATGAAACCGACAGGAAAATATTCAATTTATTTGAATAATAGTGCTGTGGCCCAAATGATGGGGCGTGAGGAAGTGGCCGAAACTTTTGAAAAGGAGGCTGGAATTCATTTCGGCGAGGTTACTCCTGATGGACTAATTGGTTTGTACGAAACAGCCTGTATTGGAATGAACGACCAGGAACCAGCTGCGCTGATTAACAACCAGGTTTTTACTAAGCTCACTCCTTTTAGGGTGAAAGAATTAATCCGCGATATCAAGGAAAATAAGAATGTAGGTGATATGTATTCTGCCTCCTTTGGCGATGGGGCCAACCGTAACGAGCTGGTTAAAACCGTGGTTAGCAACAATATTCGTAAAATAGGTCCTATACTCGATCCAGAATATAAGGTGGGCGAAGCTATTAAGAAAATCGTTCACATGACGCCCGAAGAAGTCATTCGCGAAATAAAGGATTCCAACATCCGTGGTCGCGGAGGTGCAGGTTTTCCTACCGGATTGAAGTGGGAATTTTGTCGAAATGCCAAGGGTGAGAGTAAATATATATTCTGCAATGCCGATGAGGGCGAGCCGGGAACATTTAAAGACCGTGTCATACTCACCGAGCTGCCGCGGCTTCTCTTCGAAGGTATGGTGATTGCCGGTTATGCGGTGGGTGCTGAGGAGGGGATACTCTATATTCGCTACGAATACAAGTACTTGCAGAATTACCTCGAAGAGATTCTTCAAAATGCCCGAGATAAAAAATACCTGGGGAAAAATATTTTAGGTAAAGAAGGCTTTAATTTTGAGATTCGTATTCAGTTCGGGGCTGGAGCCTATGTATGTGGCGAAGAATCGGCGCTTATTGAATCGGCCGAGGGTAAGCGCGGCGAACCTCGCGACAGGCCTCCTTTTCCTGTCGAAAAAGGTTACCTCGATCAACCTACAGTTGTAAACAATGTGGAAACACTTTGTGCAGCTGTGAAAGTAATTTTAAACGGTGGGGCTTGGTACCGGTCATTCGGAACAGCCCAGTCGACCGGAACAAAGCTTCTGAGTGTATCGGGTGATTGCCGCCACCCGGGGGTGTATGAAGTGCAATGGGGATTTTCGGTGAATGATATTCTCGACATGGTAGGAGCCCCTTTTAAAGGGATTCAGGCTGTGCAGGTAGGAGGCCCATCGGGTGCACTTATTAATCCCGAAGGTTTTTCACGTATTTTGGGTTACGAAGATCTTGCCACCGGAGGTTCACTTATCATCTTCGATAATACTCGCGATTTGTTGATCGATGTTGTGCTTAACTTTACCGAGTTCTTTATCGACGAATCGTGCGGAAGTTGCTCTACTTGCCGTATTCTGCCAACAATATTAAAACATAAACTGGAAAAAATCCTCGATGCACGAGGTGTGATGCAAGATCTGAAAGATATGGAAGAATGGGGCCAGACACTTAAGGCTAGTCGCTGTGGCCTGGGTCAGACTGCCGCTAATCCGATTCTTACTTCTCTTAAAAACTTTAGGCATTTGTTCGAAGAAAAGATTCAGAAATCCAAAGATTTCGATAGCGGATTCGACCTTTCGAAGGCTGTAAAAGAGGCTTGCGAAGTTACCAATCGAGTTTCAAACATTTAA
- a CDS encoding (2Fe-2S)-binding protein, producing the protein MNQIVRFTIDGIECMAEKNTYMIEAARENGIYIPTLCNYPGIKPKGSCRVCSVKINGRMMTACTTPVTDGMVIENHTPEIDALRKAILELFFVEGNHFCPSCEKGGICELQALAYRYKIMVPRYPFAFPQRDVDATSPLLIKDQNRCILCKRCIRAITDEKGRTIFAYKKRGSRVEIGIDPKLGKELTPETAQKAMDVCPVGALLVREKGFDIPIGERKYDKMPIGSDVEKIISHT; encoded by the coding sequence ATGAATCAGATAGTAAGATTTACAATTGATGGCATAGAGTGTATGGCCGAAAAAAATACATACATGATCGAAGCCGCCAGGGAGAATGGTATTTATATTCCTACCCTGTGCAATTACCCTGGAATAAAACCCAAAGGTAGCTGTCGTGTTTGCAGCGTGAAGATAAATGGCCGGATGATGACGGCCTGCACAACGCCTGTAACTGATGGAATGGTAATCGAAAACCATACTCCAGAAATTGATGCCTTACGCAAAGCGATTTTAGAATTATTTTTCGTGGAGGGTAACCATTTCTGTCCGTCCTGTGAAAAAGGAGGTATTTGTGAATTACAAGCACTGGCTTATCGTTATAAAATAATGGTACCTCGTTACCCTTTTGCTTTTCCGCAGCGCGACGTGGATGCCACCAGCCCATTGCTTATAAAGGATCAAAATAGGTGTATCCTCTGTAAACGCTGTATTCGGGCTATTACAGACGAAAAGGGAAGAACCATTTTTGCCTATAAGAAAAGAGGTAGCCGGGTCGAAATAGGTATCGACCCTAAGTTGGGTAAAGAGCTTACTCCCGAAACAGCACAGAAAGCCATGGATGTTTGTCCTGTAGGTGCCTTATTGGTGCGTGAAAAGGGTTTTGATATACCCATAGGTGAGCGCAAGTATGATAAGATGCCTATAGGTTCCGATGTAGAAAAAATCATTTCACACACTTAA
- a CDS encoding NADP oxidoreductase, producing MSKPIVATTSLAGCFGCHMSLLDIDERILDLIQLVEFDKSPIDDIKKFSRRCDIGLIEGGCCNSENVHVLKDFRENCKILVSVGECAIMGGLPAMRNGIPLRECLEEAYLNGVTVRQSNEARIIPNDAELPILLDKVYPCHEVVKIDYHLPGCPPRADLIWEALIALVTGDAMKMPYDVIKYD from the coding sequence ATGAGTAAACCAATAGTAGCAACCACATCGCTGGCAGGCTGTTTCGGCTGCCACATGTCATTACTCGATATCGACGAGCGCATTCTTGACCTGATTCAACTGGTTGAATTCGATAAATCGCCTATTGACGATATAAAAAAGTTTTCGCGGCGCTGCGATATTGGCCTGATAGAAGGAGGGTGTTGCAACAGTGAAAATGTGCATGTACTAAAAGATTTCAGGGAAAATTGTAAAATTCTTGTGTCGGTAGGTGAGTGTGCCATTATGGGTGGACTGCCTGCCATGCGCAACGGAATACCCTTGCGTGAATGCCTCGAAGAGGCCTATTTGAATGGAGTTACTGTCAGACAAAGCAACGAGGCCCGCATTATTCCAAACGATGCTGAATTGCCTATTCTTCTCGATAAAGTTTATCCCTGTCATGAGGTAGTAAAAATCGACTATCATTTACCTGGATGCCCCCCACGGGCCGACCTTATTTGGGAAGCACTGATTGCCCTGGTAACAGGCGATGCCATGAAGATGCCTTATGATGTGATTAAGTACGACTAA
- a CDS encoding hydrogenase maturation protease, translated as MKKILVYGYGNPGRQDDGLGILLAEHIEDWAKKHQYNSVFTDTNYQLNIEDAYDLNQFDIVIYADASLEEVDQFKLEILEPNMNAGFSMHAVSPGYILGLCQSIYESIPKAYLLHIKGYEWEFMAGLSTQAKENLHKACLFMEKTISGYLTN; from the coding sequence ATGAAGAAAATTCTGGTATATGGATATGGTAACCCGGGTCGTCAGGATGATGGCTTGGGAATATTGTTAGCAGAACACATCGAAGATTGGGCAAAGAAACATCAGTATAATTCGGTATTTACTGATACCAATTATCAGTTGAATATTGAAGACGCCTATGACCTGAACCAATTTGATATTGTTATCTATGCCGATGCCTCGCTTGAAGAGGTAGATCAGTTTAAACTCGAGATTCTCGAACCTAATATGAACGCCGGTTTCAGCATGCATGCCGTATCGCCCGGGTATATTCTTGGCCTCTGTCAAAGCATTTATGAAAGTATACCCAAAGCTTACTTACTTCATATTAAAGGTTATGAATGGGAGTTTATGGCAGGATTAAGCACGCAGGCAAAGGAAAATTTACATAAGGCCTGCCTGTTTATGGAAAAAACAATTTCTGGCTATCTCACAAATTGA
- a CDS encoding Ni/Fe hydrogenase subunit alpha yields the protein MGQKITIEPVTRVEGHGKVTIHIDNEGNVNQTRLHIVEFRGFERFVQGRPYWEAPVLVQRLCGICPVSHHLAAAKALDVIVGAGTGEGLTPTGEKMRRLMHYGQMFQSHSLHFFHLASPDLLFGIDSDPITRNVIGVAFANKDLAVQGVMMRKFGQEIIEATAGKKIHGTGAIPGGINKHLTQADKDKFLHGVAPMNIDHMITWAQDALEFFKDYHKKNKAVIDLFCEFPSSYLSLVRRDGALDLYHGVLRAVDKEGNIILHDIDYQDYTKYIDEEVRNWSYMKFPYLKEFGKQLGWYTVGPLARMNTAEFIDTPLAQKEFQLFKDYNGGNPCHRPMHAHWARLIEILHSAEKMKELLNDEDLMEGELVVKGKKRSEGIGLIEAPRGTLFHHYKINEHDQIEMCNLIVSTTNNNQPMNNAVNQVAVREMSKKPEITEGMMNAVEVAIRAYDPCLSCATHALGQMPLEIALYDSNNKLIQKKRNI from the coding sequence ATGGGACAAAAAATTACAATAGAACCCGTAACCCGGGTAGAAGGTCACGGAAAAGTGACCATCCATATCGACAACGAAGGGAATGTCAATCAAACCCGCCTGCATATTGTCGAATTCAGGGGTTTTGAACGCTTTGTGCAAGGCAGGCCCTATTGGGAAGCCCCGGTGCTTGTGCAGCGCCTTTGTGGTATTTGTCCTGTTAGCCACCACCTTGCAGCCGCCAAAGCCCTGGATGTTATTGTAGGTGCAGGTACAGGTGAAGGTCTTACCCCCACTGGAGAGAAGATGCGTCGATTGATGCACTATGGTCAGATGTTTCAGTCACATTCCCTGCACTTTTTTCATCTCGCTTCTCCCGATTTGCTCTTTGGCATCGATAGCGACCCAATCACACGAAACGTAATTGGAGTTGCCTTTGCCAATAAAGATTTAGCTGTTCAGGGAGTGATGATGCGAAAATTCGGTCAGGAAATTATCGAAGCTACAGCGGGTAAGAAAATACATGGAACCGGGGCTATTCCCGGAGGCATTAACAAACACCTTACTCAGGCCGATAAAGATAAATTCCTTCATGGTGTAGCACCCATGAATATCGACCATATGATTACCTGGGCACAGGATGCCCTTGAGTTTTTTAAAGACTACCATAAGAAAAACAAAGCTGTCATTGACTTATTTTGCGAATTTCCATCCAGTTACCTAAGTCTTGTGCGTAGGGATGGTGCACTGGATTTGTATCATGGGGTATTAAGGGCTGTAGACAAGGAAGGAAATATTATTCTACACGACATCGATTACCAGGATTATACAAAATACATCGACGAAGAAGTACGCAATTGGAGTTATATGAAGTTTCCCTACCTGAAGGAATTTGGTAAACAGCTTGGCTGGTATACCGTAGGACCGCTTGCACGAATGAATACGGCAGAATTTATCGATACTCCACTGGCACAAAAAGAGTTTCAGTTGTTTAAGGACTACAATGGCGGAAACCCCTGTCATAGGCCTATGCATGCCCATTGGGCAAGGTTGATAGAGATTCTTCATTCTGCAGAGAAAATGAAAGAACTTTTAAATGATGAAGACCTCATGGAAGGAGAACTAGTAGTCAAAGGGAAAAAACGCTCTGAAGGAATAGGTCTCATTGAAGCCCCGCGTGGTACACTTTTCCATCATTATAAAATTAACGAGCATGACCAGATTGAAATGTGTAACCTAATTGTGTCTACTACAAACAACAATCAGCCCATGAACAATGCGGTGAACCAGGTAGCAGTGCGCGAGATGTCCAAAAAACCCGAAATAACAGAGGGAATGATGAATGCCGTAGAGGTAGCCATCAGAGCATACGACCCCTGTTTGAGTTGCGCTACCCATGCACTTGGACAAATGCCACTTGAAATAGCTCTTTACGACAGTAACAATAAGCTGATTCAGAAAAAACGAAACATCTGA